A stretch of the Tachyglossus aculeatus isolate mTacAcu1 chromosome 6, mTacAcu1.pri, whole genome shotgun sequence genome encodes the following:
- the EDA gene encoding ectodysplasin-A: protein MSLCLSIHLLERRPAPPGPNGPPGPPGPPGPQGPPGIPGIPGIPGTTVMGPPGPPGPPGPQGPPGLQGPSGAADKAGAREAQPAVVHLQGQGAAIQVKNGGILNDWARVTLNPKVFKLHPRSGELEVLVEGAYFIYSQVYYINFTDFASYEVVVDEKPFLQCTRSIEPGKTNFNTCYTAGVCLLRARQKIAVKMVHADISINMSRHTTFFGAVRLGEAPAA, encoded by the exons atgtctctgtgtctctccattcACCTCCTG GAAAGAAGGCCGGCCCCCCCCGGGCCCAACGGACCCCCCGGCCCTcccggaccccccggaccccaGGGGCCCCCCGGGATCCCCGGGATTCCCGGGATCCCGGGAACCACCGTCAtggggccccccgggccccctggCCCGCCCGGCCCGCAGGGACCCCCGGGGCTGCAGGGACCCTCAG GGGCCGCCGACAAGGCCGGAGCCCGAGAAGCCCAG CCGGCCGTGGTCCATCTCCAGGGGCAAGGGGCCGCCATTCAAGTCAAGAATG GAGGCATCCTCAACGACTGGGCCCGGGTCACCCTGAACCCCAAGGTGTTCAAACTGCACCCCCGAAGCGGGGAATTGGAGGTGCTGGTCGAAGGTGCCTATTTCATCTATAGTCAG GTGTACTACATCAACTTCACGGACTTTGCCAGCTACGAGGTGGTGGTGGACGAGAAGCCGTTCCTCCAGTGCACCCGGAGCATCGAGCCGGGCAAGACCAACTTCAACACGTGCTACACGGCGGGCGTGTGCCTGCTGCGGGCCCGCCAGAAGATCGCCGTCAAGATGGTGCACGCCGACATCTCCATCAACATGAGCCGGCACACCACCTTCTTCGGCGCCGTCCGGCTGGGCGAAGCCCCCGCGGCCTAG
- the IGBP1 gene encoding immunoglobulin-binding protein 1 yields the protein MAEEEEAAAATSHPRLPELLEQGWQLLDEVEATSEPTGSRLVQDKVKLGLSLLDQAARMVDQLDLFSRHEDLEEVASADLKYLLVPALRGALTLKQAAPGQRLDQVQRARGHFADFLQRCRDYGLSAAEPAGRPAGPPGARPDLVAAATHRQAKIQRYKQKKEAESQLAALKEAVAAGRADEEQVRAYYLLHVQKWVGASLDEMESIDQEAEILRGRDQAGQQASTSHPPRPGRPPMRPFVLTRDAAQAKVFGLGYPSLATMTVNEWYDQHEKWGALPDQGVPRAPAGAAKEDDRDREKEEEEEEESESSLRKARGWDEWKDTNPRGYGNRQNMG from the exons atggcggaggaggaggaggcggcggcggcgacgagcCACCCGCGGCTCCCGGAGCTGCTGGAGCAGGGCTGGCAGCTGCTGGACGAGGTGGAGGCGACCAGCGAGCCCACCGGGTCCCGGCTGGTGCAGGACAAGGTGAAGCTGGGGCTGAGCCTGCTGGACCAGGCCGCCCGCATGGTCGACCAGCTCGATCTCTTCAG CCGGCACGAGGACCTGGAGGAGGTGGCGTCGGCGGACCTGAAGTACCTGCTGGTGCCGGCCCTGCGGGGCGCGCTCACCCTGAAGCAGGCGGCGCCCGGCCAGCGGCTGGACCAGGTGCAGCGGGCCCGCGGCCACTTCGCCGACTTCCTGCAGCGCTGCCGGGACTACGGACTGAGCGCCGCCGAGCCCGCCGGCCGCCCCGCCGGCCCGCCCGGGGCCCGGCCCGACCTCGTGGCCGCGGCCACCCACAGGCAGGCCAAAATCCAGAG GTACAAGCAGAAGAAGGAAGCGGAGAGCCAGCTGGCGGCCCTCAAGGAGGCGGTGGCCGCGGGCCGGGCGGACGAGGAGCAGGTGCGCGCCTACTATCTGCTGCACGTCCAGAAGTGGGTCGGCGCCAGCCTGGACGAGATGGAGAGCATCGACCAGGAGGCCGAGATCCTGAGGGGCCGGGACCAGGCCGGGCAGCAG GCCTCCACGTCGCACCCGCCCCGGCCGGGCCGCCCCCCGATGAGACCGTTCGTCCTCACCCGGGACGCCGCCCAAGCCAA GGTCTTCGGCCTCGGCTACCCGAGTCTGGCCACCATGACGGTCAACGAGTGGTACGACCAGCACGAGAAGTGGGGAGCCCTGCCCGACCAGGGGGTCCCCCGGGCCCCGGCAG GGGCGGCGAAAGAAGACGATCGGGaccgggagaaggaggaggaggaggaggaagagtcggAATCGTCCCTGCGGAAAGCCCGGGGGTGGGATGAGTGGAAGGACACAAATCCCCGTGGCTATGGCAACCGCCAAAACATGGGCTGA